In the genome of Kazachstania africana CBS 2517 chromosome 6, complete genome, the window AGAGATTGGATTCTAAACTATTCGCCTACCGTGACCTTTTTGATaaaacaaatttataaGCTCGAAGAAAGCAAAAACAGTATAGTCGACCGTGGTAATCTACTCAAGTTCAATTCGAGCAAAATAATCTGCGAATCTTGTCCAGACTGGAAGAGTGGTGGATTCCACCCTGAAATAGGAATACTGCTGTGTCACAATCGACTTCGGGATAAATGGCATCTAGAGGATACGTTGGCTCATGAATTGATCCACTGGTTTGACAATTTAAGATGGGATGTGGACTGGACAAATCTGAAACATCATGCTTGTTCAGAGATAAGggcttcttctttgagTGGAGAGTGTCGATTCTGGCAAGAGTTTAAAAGACGTGGTTTCAATACTGGGTTTGAACTGAACAGAGGCCATCAAAATTGTGTTAAAAGGAGGGCTCTCTTAAGTGTCATGGGGAACCCAAATTGTCCCTCTAAGGAACATGCTGAGAAAGTTGTCGAAGAAGTTTGGGAAACATGCTTCAATGACACAAGAccatttgatgaaatataTAGGTGATAGGAAGTGATTAGATTAATAgcataaattttcttgtatata includes:
- the ATP23 gene encoding putative metalloprotease (similar to Saccharomyces cerevisiae ATP23 (YNR020C); ancestral locus Anc_6.318), coding for MKDQEGQEPLTIQASSHGFEWWRKKFQYTTGLGLTPELKQEYERDFKFIAQNKKCKTCYNDRDWILNYSPTVTFLIKQIYKLEESKNSIVDRGNLLKFNSSKIICESCPDWKSGGFHPEIGILLCHNRLRDKWHLEDTLAHELIHWFDNLRWDVDWTNLKHHACSEIRASSLSGECRFWQEFKRRGFNTGFELNRGHQNCVKRRALLSVMGNPNCPSKEHAEKVVEEVWETCFNDTRPFDEIYR